cccaaaacaaaggcatgagagcttatgctcaaagtggacaatatcattccattgtggagagtcgtgtttatctaatatggtattagagcagttcgaagggaggtgttggatgatgtaAGTCCCACCTCGCctaattttggaaaatgatcatttatttataaacaaaaaaaaaaatactctccaCATTATTATGAGAACTTATacggacaatatcataccaaatTCGTATTTAGTTACAAAATTGGGATCATCTAACGATACAGGCCACTGCAAAAGCCCAGGATCTGATGTGCTCTTTCATGGCCATACTATCTTCAAACGGAggcatcttcttcttcttcatcttcctcctcccTCTCTGGTACTGATTCCCGCCGCCAATTCTCTGTTCAAGCAACCAACATTCACAAATCTCCTTCACAGCATCACTCAGATCCATCTCTCCGACAATCTTTCTCCTCTGCCCCAAACACccccatcttcttcctctgctttTTCTCCTCTCCTCTGTTATTATTAACCCCAACCCGCCGCCGGTTTCATTCGTCTTCTCGTCTACAATATTCCTCTCCTCCCCAACATTTTGctgattttgaaaaatgggaGTCGCAATTTCTCCTCCTGGAGGCTCAACGAAGTCGTTTTGAGTGGGTTTTTGGACGAccggtggcggcggcggcggcggcggcggcggcgttCTGTTTGAGAATACAGTGGCGAAGAACCAGAGAGAATCCAAATTCTGTAGAACCTGCTGGTCTTCCATTGTATTCAGACGCCCAAAATTCCAATGAAGCTTCAAAACGAGTATTAATAACCAAATTCCAGATGGATGAAGTTAAATGACTAAACTGCCATTCTGTTTACTGAGATAATAACTTAATTCTTGTGAGGGTAATATAGTAAATTCGTGAGTATATGTTATTGTGTGCCGTGAGAAACCATGGACTTTTTGACCGACCGTTCGTAACACCGTCAAAATAAACGGAAAGTCGTTCAAACGGTCGAAATAAAACATGCAAAACGACAATAATTACATGTTTCTTTGGAACGTGGGCCCCACTTTCCTCAGAACGCGAAGCAGAGCGTGCTTTTGTGGGAGTTGAAGTTAATCTATCACaaactaattattaattattataaaaataaaagtaataacCCATCaccaaccttttttttctaaattaaaattaaaaaataaaaaagcctCAACTTTATGCTCAAGAAtccatatttaatttgaaatttctcaACTTTTCAGCTGGGAAGTGAGATGTTCAAAATCAgtatatatgtttttgtttttatttttaatttaattaaattataatttcgaTAATTGATTAAGACATATATCATCGTTCGTAGttcactaaattaaaaaataaagtagaaaaatgaggtcttttttattttattattattgttttaaaaaaagctTATAAcctcaattttaaataaatatattagagTCGATAACAAATCAATATTAGACATATAATAACCTTCGCTTGGATTcatcatattatttttcataagaTATACAAGTTGGATTATTTTTATGGAGATTATTTAAAGCTACTaacacatattttatttactaataaaaaaataatccttCCACCTTCCAATATTTACGTaatattatagaaaaataagaaaataaaataacctaAGTTGATCATGTCACACCCTTAcattatttctattatttttagaaggaaatttcatttgtttaaaaattatccTCCATTAGAGGAAGTCTTAGCTTAGATCAAATTATTC
This genomic interval from Cucurbita pepo subsp. pepo cultivar mu-cu-16 chromosome LG20, ASM280686v2, whole genome shotgun sequence contains the following:
- the LOC111783440 gene encoding uncharacterized protein LOC111783440 encodes the protein MEDQQVLQNLDSLWFFATVFSNRTPPPPPPPPPPVVQKPTQNDFVEPPGGEIATPIFQNQQNVGEERNIVDEKTNETGGGLGLIITEERRKSRGRRWGCLGQRRKIVGEMDLSDAVKEICECWLLEQRIGGGNQYQRGRRKMKKKKMPPFEDSMAMKEHIRSWAFAVACIVR